One genomic window of Ictalurus punctatus breed USDA103 chromosome 23, Coco_2.0, whole genome shotgun sequence includes the following:
- the LOC128628990 gene encoding uncharacterized protein LOC128628990 gives MKTLHLSVILLTLSGVLTQDSDWGVKYPVNLICAVRGFSVSIPCSYYYPTSNPNIQVTQKLWCSMNSNTGWCTDPPYVYNSASITTSDFEYAGDNKSDCTLLIHNVQFSYSGEYRFRFITNVPSGRFTGKPGPTLQVADLKVSLIRLSGNGTLKQGDSLNLTCDVNCTQSSSQFVWSKNNERLNTSGPVLHFPAVTVRDSGNYTCTWKTNRASGSETISLLVEGGSICSHHS, from the exons ATGAAGACGCTGCACTTGTCTGTGATTCTGCTCACGCTGTCCG GTGTTCTCACTCAGGACAGTGATTGGGGTGTGAAATATCCAGTTAATCTGATCTGTGCTGTGAGAGGATTCAGTGTCTCCATTCCCTGTAGTTATTATTATCCAACATCAAATCCCAATATTCAGGTGACACAAAAGCTTTGGTGCTCAATGAACTCAAACACAGGATGGTGTACAGACCCCCCGTATGTTTATAACAGCGCATCAATCACCACATCAGACTTTGAGTACGCTGGAGACAACAAATCAGACTGCACTTTGTTAATCCACAATGTACAGTTCAGTTATTCTGGAGAGTACAGATTCAGATTTATAACTAATGTGCCCAGTGGAAGATTCACAGGTAAACCTGGACCGACTCTACAAGTTGCAG ATTTAAAGGTGTCACTAATCAGGCTCAGTGGAAACGGAACCCTTAAACAAGGAGACTCGTTAAATCTGACGTGTGATGTGAACTGCACACAAAGTTCCTCACAGTTTGTGTGGTCTAAGAACAACGAGCGCTTAAATACATCAGGACCCGTTCTTCACTTTCCTGCTGTAACCGTGAGGGATTCTGGGAATTACACCTGCACTTGGAAAACCAACAGGGCGTCAGGATCTGAAACGATCAGTCTTCTCGTCGAGGGTGGGTCCATCTGCTCACATCACTCCTGA
- the LOC108256266 gene encoding uncharacterized protein LOC108256266 isoform X2, which produces MKTLHLSVILLTLSGVLTQDSDLGVKYPDNPICAVRGFSVSIPCSYYYYYYPTSKPSIQVTQKLWCSMNSNTDICMNPPYVYNSSSITTSDFEYAGDDKSDCTLLIHNVQFSYSGEYRFRFITDNPSDRYTGVSGVILQVADLKVSLIRLSGIGTLKQGDSLNLTCDVNCTQSSSQFVWSKNNERLNTSGRVLHFPAVTVRDSGSYTCTWKTNRASGSETISLLVEGDNPENPDHWSVWMIVVVTGGLIIIILAIAAVIYHRRFLCERRSVHIEQQKEDDSDIYANAQQKEDDSDIYANAQQKEDDSDIYANV; this is translated from the exons ATGAAGACGCTGCACTTGTCTGTGATTCTGCTCACGCTGTCCG GTGTTCTCACTCAGGACAGTGATTTGGGTGTGAAATATCCGGATAATCCGATCTGTGCTGTGAGAGGATTCAGTGTCTCCATTCcctgtagttattattattattattatccaacaTCAAAACCCAGTATTCAGGTGACACAAAAGCTTTGGTGCTCAATGAACTCAAACACAGACATATGTATGAACCCCCCGTATGTTTATAACAGCTCATCAATCACCACATCAGACTTTGAGTACGCTGGAGACGACAAATCAGACTGCACTTTGTTAATCCACAATGTACAGTTCAGTTATTCTGGAGAGTACAGATTCAGATTTATAACTGATAATCCCAGTGACAGATACACAGGTGTATCTGGAGTGATTCTACAAGTTGCAG ATTTAAAGGTGTCACTAATCAGGCTCAGTGGAATCGGAACCCTTAAACAAGGAGACTCGTTAAATCTGACGTGTGATGTGAACTGCACACAAAGTTCCTCACAGTTTGTGTGGTCTAAGAACAACGAGCGCTTAAATACATCAGGACGCGTTCTTCACTTTCCTGCTGTAACCGTGAGGGATTCTGGGAGTTACACCTGCACTTGGAAAACCAACAGGGCGTCAGGATCTGAAACGATCAGCCTTCTCGTCGAGG gtgACAATCCTGAAAATCCTGACCATTGGTCAGTCTGGATGATTGTTGTGGTGACAGGTGGACTGATTATCATCATCTTAGCTATCGCAGCTGTGATTTACCACAGGAG GTTTCTGTGTGAACGCAGGAGTGTCCACATTGAGCAGCAGAAGGAGGACGATTCTGACATCTATGCCAATGCCCAGCAGAAGGAGGACGATTCTGATATCTATGCCAATGCCCAGCAGAAGGAGGACGATTCTGACATCTATGCTAATGTTTAG
- the LOC108256266 gene encoding uncharacterized protein LOC108256266 isoform X3: protein MKTLHLSVILLTLSGVLTQDSDLGVKYPDNPICAVRGFSVSIPCSYYYYYYPTSKPSIQVTQKLWCSMNSNTDICMNPPYVYNSSSITTSDFEYAGDDKSDCTLLIHNVQFSYSGEYRFRFITDNPSDRYTGVSGVILQVADLKVSLIRLSGIGTLKQGDSLNLTCDVNCTQSSSQFVWSKNNERLNTSGRVLHFPAVTVRDSGSYTCTWKTNRASGSETISLLVEGDNPENPDHWSVWMIVVVTGGLIIIILAIAAVIYHRRSVHIEQQKEDDSDIYANAQQKEDDSDIYANAQQKEDDSDIYANV from the exons ATGAAGACGCTGCACTTGTCTGTGATTCTGCTCACGCTGTCCG GTGTTCTCACTCAGGACAGTGATTTGGGTGTGAAATATCCGGATAATCCGATCTGTGCTGTGAGAGGATTCAGTGTCTCCATTCcctgtagttattattattattattatccaacaTCAAAACCCAGTATTCAGGTGACACAAAAGCTTTGGTGCTCAATGAACTCAAACACAGACATATGTATGAACCCCCCGTATGTTTATAACAGCTCATCAATCACCACATCAGACTTTGAGTACGCTGGAGACGACAAATCAGACTGCACTTTGTTAATCCACAATGTACAGTTCAGTTATTCTGGAGAGTACAGATTCAGATTTATAACTGATAATCCCAGTGACAGATACACAGGTGTATCTGGAGTGATTCTACAAGTTGCAG ATTTAAAGGTGTCACTAATCAGGCTCAGTGGAATCGGAACCCTTAAACAAGGAGACTCGTTAAATCTGACGTGTGATGTGAACTGCACACAAAGTTCCTCACAGTTTGTGTGGTCTAAGAACAACGAGCGCTTAAATACATCAGGACGCGTTCTTCACTTTCCTGCTGTAACCGTGAGGGATTCTGGGAGTTACACCTGCACTTGGAAAACCAACAGGGCGTCAGGATCTGAAACGATCAGCCTTCTCGTCGAGG gtgACAATCCTGAAAATCCTGACCATTGGTCAGTCTGGATGATTGTTGTGGTGACAGGTGGACTGATTATCATCATCTTAGCTATCGCAGCTGTGATTTACCACAGGAG GAGTGTCCACATTGAGCAGCAGAAGGAGGACGATTCTGACATCTATGCCAATGCCCAGCAGAAGGAGGACGATTCTGATATCTATGCCAATGCCCAGCAGAAGGAGGACGATTCTGACATCTATGCTAATGTTTAG